The following DNA comes from Alnus glutinosa chromosome 6, dhAlnGlut1.1, whole genome shotgun sequence.
gtaaaaataaaataaaaatcatactATGTAAACTGCTGTCCCAATTTATGAAAACATGTACAGACTGGCTTGTCCTGCACTCTACACGGAAAAATGCTTACATATACAAATATCCAAGAAGCATTTATGATCATGGGCAGATCCATAACGATGAGAGAATCACCTGCTCCATATGTCCAATTTCCATAATTGGAACATGGGTCATAATCCAAAAGGCATGTCTCAAACCATTCAGCTCCCATACGCCAATCAATACCCATATCACGAACAAGAAAGGAACATACTATCTGTAGAAATAACACCGATTATTCGTAACATAGTCAACTACATTAAATAATGTTGAGATTCAAACAAGCAGTCTTAAGGAATTCTTGAGATTTACTTGACGTCCTCGGTTTGACATGAACCCAGTGGTTGATAGTTCTTTCATGTTTGCATCTATGAGAGGGTACCTAGAAGTTCACCAACCTTAATTATGTCAATCATGGAGCAGGACAATTTTAACGGCCATCTGGCAACCTAATGTTAATGTTTGACTACATTTTGGTTGTCCAGGGTATATGATCAGTTGATCACGTTGTTTCATGTAGTGCGAAACAGAAGACAGGAAGGAAAaggttgagaaaaaaaaaagtgaccaAATAGATGGTCCTGTTCAGATGACAAATCACTGAAATAATACTTGTGTATCAGttaaaaaacattgaaaatggaagaagataaTTTCCATGGTAGATGGAATAGAATcatgaaaacaaagaaagagtaATCACTAAAGATTTTCGTACATAGATGAGGGAGTATCATAAAATGTTAGTTTCAGTCAATAAACAAAAGTGAAGTAGGATCATTTCTAATGCAGCAGAtatcaaaaaaagaattatttcaTTTCCATGTGGCCATGCACCTATAAAAGTTactgaaatgaaaagaaagcaGCAACTCAGACATATGTCGAAACAACAATATACCCCGTACAGCCGTCTCTCCAGGATTCAAACAAATCCTTTTCCTGGCTCCATTCATGCTCCACTTTTCTTGGACcaccttaaaaataaaacttcacATGACTACATTTAAGAAACATGTAACctgaaaacatttaaataatGATACTTACATTGATGTATTAAAAACACTAACTCACACGAACATCATTAATATTGTGCATTATCCAAGAACACAGCGTTTCATTAAACAACAGATCCAAATTTTCATTATCTAAACTGACCAAATACTGCAAGAATCAAATATTTCTAATCTTTACCTATATGGAAAAGGGAATTCCCATATTTGACTGATAGAAACCTGAAGTAATCTCTCCATATCAATTCGAACAAAACCCTGTCACATTGAACATAGATTCAGGAAGAGATAAAAAattcccccccaaaaaaaagttCAACCCAGCTCAAAGATTGGTACGTAAGTTGTGAATTTCCAGCAAACTTGCATTGCCATCTGTACAATACTGAACTTCCAACTTCCATGGTTAActcaagaaattattatttttcaatctctcCTGGACTTTACTTGATATATATGGGGGGCCGGGCCagggccggggggggggggggggggggtggggggagcGCGCAACAAGGTACGGGGAAAAAAGTAAGTGGGCGAAGTTGGTTAAGAAAAGAAGTTATGACGATGTAATCTGAATATTGTTGAAAAGAagtaacacacacacatacgcatatatatatatggttgaaATCAGTCCCCacagaaaagaaatatatgGATATTCTTCACCTAAATTTGCCTCAATTCTCTTGCAACTTTGGAAAACATGAATTCAATTGTGTCACAACCTAGGGAAGCATTAGCCACATATGCACTTATACCCTAGAAAGACTAGTCAAAGTTATAATTGGAACTCCTTAAAGTTATTTATATAGCTCAAcctcatatagtacataactaatGTGGGACTTGACAAATACACGCCTCCTAATCAGCCATTCAGTGTGAAACTTAACTTCATAACCCAGGGTACCAAAATAAACATAGAAAATTgggaaaaaatcaaaaatctaTTGATAATCATatcttgaaagaaagaaaaaagtaccaGTATGTGGAATTATTTGCTTGCCTTTCCTGTTCATATCTCTTCACCtatggaaataaaaaattagtcgCATCATTCAAATGTTGTATATCTATGCGACTGTACAGTACAAAagcaaaaatgaacaaaattttcaaCCTCTTCATATATGAAGCGAGGAGAGAGGCTTCCTAAAGCAAGCCATGGAGAGAATTTTGTTGAATAATCAGGTCCTAACATCCCATTTCTGGTATCTTTGTATATCCTTAGAaagtcctacatacacatggcAATAAGGATAATTAGAAACCACATAATTGGTGTTATTAGTGTACCTATAAACCTCATAACATTTCTAATTGAAGTCTAACTTTTAGGCAACTCtatcaaaaatcaaatcttTGTAACTAGATTACagttgaatttgaaattgaTCATCTTGGCCTATCTTACACCCCACGGATGCCCTTTGTAATTTGTTTAGTATCTAATGCACAAATCCATCATCATGACAATGgttataaaaatgaaatttagaGTCAGCAACATGACAGATGAGGCGAGGACTACTTTTGAAGTTCATGAACTACACTTACcaatcttttttatatttacattttaattaTGATAGTTGTTGCTCTTGAATTTCCACATTCACAAAGACAATTGGAATCTGAAACCAACAACTCTAACGCCACCAcacattaagattttatttttttttattttagttgcaatgtatttaagattttaaatttcCATTCTTGTTGCAATGTATAGATGGCGATGTAATGTTGCTGTAAAAAACAAGCatcaatgaaaataaagggtatgtttgttaatggttttgaaaagagtttttttgaCTTATGATTTGAAAAGGTTTTTTTATGTGATAGAAGTTGAGAAGTGTTTTTGGTGGGGTCCACATTTGAGAAACTATTTTCTGTGGGGACTACTTACAAAAATTGTTTGACAAACTTTTTGTAAATTGTATGGCCACCCCTAGCAGGTTGGGGTGGCCAGGCGACTACCCCTGCTAACAaaggtggccgtgcggccaccgcTACTCCGTTGAGGTTGGTTGTGCagccacctctctctctcttttcttttttaatcttattcTAAACAAACAAGTTACCCCTAGAATGAAAACTATGCACttgttttatcaaaatattcatataagGTGTGAAAAGTTTTCTGAAAAGTGTGttgtgttttttcattttttatatgtgttttggtttatgaaaagtgttttgtatATTGAAAAGTGaactatttgttaatgttttgagataagtgtgtgttgggttttgaaaagagaaaatatatattttttttgataggtactGCAAACaggataaaaagagaaaatattttcgaatAACAAGGCCATAATTTTGAGACATTTTCACTTGCCTTCTTCCAGAAGTATTCGTTTACCCTGCCCAGTGCAGCACTTTCACCCCCCACAAACTTCATTCCTTTGCTAACCTGaattaagaggaaaaaataCGAGATGTCACAAATTTTTAGGTTATGATGAAGGGGTGTATATCTCAAAGTTCTTATTAGAGTGAAGTTTGATGTAACTCTtaaatatatatgcatgtatgaATAAAGCTACATTATGTGAGTGGACTCCAAGCTGATCCACTGAAGGAGGACATCCCCAATCGCCGACACTTGGTGGCGGCCCAAGAAATGTTGGAGTTTTAATGCAGTCCCGGATAGTGCATTTGGCTTCAACAGACTGCAAAAAGTTTTATGTTGTGAACAAACACATCTACCCACATAAAATACCTTTCCTACTTATCCCTGACAAGATATAATTAATGAACTCAAAACTATTATGAGAATCATCATGCCTTACGAAACTGAGTATACACATCCGGTAAACAGCTGGTATCAAATGTGAGGTCATCAATGTGATACATGGTGGTACCCCAAATAAGCTGTAACTTAGGGTTGTGAGTATTACTCGACCCCAAAGATGGTTGTAGCACAACTCGCCGCAGAGCTTTGCCGACCAATCTTTCGACCTTCAGCTCCTCACTGCAGGTTTCTTTGTGGGCATATACCTGACTAGATTACATTAGACACCCACATCCCATTGCTTCAATATTAACTCATAATAGTCATAACTAATCCATATTCTTTCTTCTAATCAAATAGGTATGTGGGAATCACTCAACTGTGTGTGCGCCAAAAGCTTCTGCGAGAGAAGGGAGAATTTCCTCAGGTTTTCCATGTCGAATAAGCAAATTCAGGCCGCGCTTTATCAAATTCTTTTTCAGGTCAGCCAAACATTCAACAAGAAATTGCGCTCTCAACGCTGCCAACCAATTACAACCACTCCAAGTCACCCCCAAAACTTATAAAACATTATTAATTCAGAACAagtcaaaaaaaattgttaaatcatcactgattctaaaagcttaaaccgataaaaaaaaatgattaatttactaaattaatattctaacactctctATCCTTAATACTCATATTTAACCGAAATAGAGGGTTAGTTGATGGACACAAAGTTTGAATTCACGGCctaaaaagcttaagctaataaacaattattgatttaatcctataattaatattctaacaaaaattgaCCAGACATACATACCTATAAACTATGAGATTTAAAGAGTGGCATATAACCAAAgcaaattgatttttttgaggCGTATACAATGCAATGTGCAATGCATAATGGAATCATTTCATCACAGCAAAAAACCCATAACTACGCAAAGAAACTAATAATACAGTACCTCCAGTTTTAGGGAATCCGAAGTAATAGGTGGTGCCGAAAAGCCGAGGATCGACGCAATAAACCGGCAATACCATCTCGGACGAAACCCACGCCTTGTACAAAGCCTCATTGTCCAACACTCTCAGATCGTTCCTGAACCAAACTACGGCGGTCCCTAATCCTCCTCGGCCGGTCCTCGAAGACGACGAGGAGTACCTTTGAAAGGTTTGGTCGGCAATGCGGTCCACTTCGTCGGAGTCTAGGCCCGGGACCTGGTGGATCGTTGCAGCAGAAGAAGCCGACGGTCTCGGCTCAGAATTTGAGATTGGATTCATGGTCTTGAATAGTGAAGCAATTGGTTTTGGCGGGATTGTGAGTTTTTTCAGGGAAAGAGATGGCACAGAGGAAAACAGAATTGCCATTCATGTCTGCATGTACTCCTAGCTTGGATTTtgtagagagagggagagagattttAAACAGTTGAGAAACTGACACGGGGGCATGGAACTTTTGTATGACGTGGCTCCATGATACCCTATGATGATCTGTGTATAAACGACTTGTCGTATTATGCCAATTATACGACAGTTAAATAGGATAACGATGTTTATATTATGCCCTATTTGGAGAAGCAAATATAATGTTTCAGCTCAAATGTTTTCCTAACAATTTAAAGTCAATGGTTTCGTTTAggtatatgattttttttttttactatatttactattttttataatattcaatacagataaaaaattgtttttaaaattatgttcgGAGAGAATGTgaaacaaatttgaaaaaagatgtttggagagatgaattaaattgaatatatttgagaaaagtaaattataaaattataaaaatgatatttaaattatatatatataaataaaactgaaaaaaaaaaaaaaaataaattggggTGGTTTTGCCACCCACAGCTTTTATTTTGAGCCACCTCGAATCAGGTGTGGGTGGCTCCAGACACATCGGGTGGTCTAGCCACCACCCCCGGACACTTCAGTCATTCTTGggttatttttaattgtttttaatttttaattttatttttttgagttgggttgatttttttttttttttttatttgggttaGATAAAACctaagtagaatttaaatttaaaaaaaccgaaccaacaca
Coding sequences within:
- the LOC133871040 gene encoding cryptochrome DASH, chloroplastic/mitochondrial-like isoform X1, translated to MAILFSSVPSLSLKKLTIPPKPIASLFKTMNPISNSEPRPSASSAATIHQVPGLDSDEVDRIADQTFQRYSSSSSRTGRGGLGTAVVWFRNDLRVLDNEALYKAWVSSEMVLPVYCVDPRLFGTTYYFGFPKTGALRAQFLVECLADLKKNLIKRGLNLLIRHGKPEEILPSLAEAFGAHTVYAHKETCSEELKVERLVGKALRRVVLQPSLGSSNTHNPKLQLIWGTTMYHIDDLTFDTSCLPDVYTQFRKSVEAKCTIRDCIKTPTFLGPPPSVGDWGCPPSVDQLGVHSHNVSKGMKFVGGESAALGRVNEYFWKKDFLRIYKDTRNGMLGPDYSTKFSPWLALGSLSPRFIYEEVKRYEQERQANNSTYWVLFELIWRDYFRFLSVKYGNSLFHIGGPRKVEHEWSQEKDLFESWRDGCTGYPLIDANMKELSTTGFMSNRGRQIVCSFLVRDMGIDWRMGAEWFETCLLDYDPCSNYGNWTYGAGVGNDPREDRYFSIPKQAQTYDPEGEYVVYWLPQLRALPNDKRNFPGKSYIEQVVPLKFNSVGKHHGQSMGLGARKTGFGGRQTRGRGR
- the LOC133871040 gene encoding cryptochrome DASH, chloroplastic/mitochondrial-like isoform X2, whose translation is MAILFSSVPSLSLKKLTIPPKPIASLFKTMNPISNSEPRPSASSAATIHQVPGLDSDEVDRIADQTFQRYSSSSSRTGRGGLGTAVVWFRNDLRVLDNEALYKAWVSSEMVLPVYCVDPRLFGTTYYFGFPKTGALRAQFLVECLADLKKNLIKRGLNLLIRHGKPEEILPSLAEAFGAHTVYAHKETCSEELKVERLVGKALRRVVLQPSLGSSNTHNPKLQLIWGTTMYHIDDLTFDTSCLPDVYTQFRKSVEAKCTIRDCIKTPTFLGPPPSVGDWGCPPSVDQLGVHSHNVSKGMKFVGGESAALGRDFLRIYKDTRNGMLGPDYSTKFSPWLALGSLSPRFIYEEVKRYEQERQANNSTYWVLFELIWRDYFRFLSVKYGNSLFHIGGPRKVEHEWSQEKDLFESWRDGCTGYPLIDANMKELSTTGFMSNRGRQIVCSFLVRDMGIDWRMGAEWFETCLLDYDPCSNYGNWTYGAGVGNDPREDRYFSIPKQAQTYDPEGEYVVYWLPQLRALPNDKRNFPGKSYIEQVVPLKFNSVGKHHGQSMGLGARKTGFGGRQTRGRGR